The proteins below come from a single Eptesicus fuscus isolate TK198812 chromosome 5, DD_ASM_mEF_20220401, whole genome shotgun sequence genomic window:
- the ALKBH1 gene encoding nucleic acid dioxygenase ALKBH1 isoform X1 — MGKMAAALGSVATLVTEPGEDAFRKLFRFYRQSRPGTADLGGVIDFSAARGTGPGAHKVVRSQLSVSSVSDHDAHRAGLQPVSSWRAYGLEGYPGFIFIPNPFLPGYQWHWVKQCLKLYSQKPNVCNLDKHMTKEETQDLWEQSKEFLRYKEVNKRRPRSLLEKLRWVTLGYHYNWDSKKYSADHYTPFPSDLAFLSEQVAAACGFQGFRAEAGILNYYRLDSTLGIHVDKSELDHSKPLLSFSFGQSAIFLLGGLKRDEAPTAMFMHSGDIMVMSGFSRLLNHAVPKVLPSSKGESLPCCLETPPPAVLPRDSVVECCSMEDWQVCASYLKTARVNMTVRQVLATDQDFPLEPMEENKRGVTTEGFCHLDDVKSHVKRAKLNPDS; from the exons ATGGGGAAGatggcggcggccttgggctccgtGGCTACGCTCGTGACAGAGCCTGGGGAGGACGCCTTTCGGAAGCTTTTCCGCTTCTACCGGCAGAGCCGCCCGGGGACCGCAGACCTGGGAGGGGTCATCGACTTCTCGGCGGCCCGCGGCACGGGGCCCGGGGCCCACAAG GTGGTCAGATCTCAGCTGAGTGTGTCCTCAGTCAGTGACCACGATGCACATAGAGCAGGACTTCAGCCGGTCAGCAGTTGGCGAGCTTATGGACTCGAAGGCTATCCTG GTTTTATTTTCATCCCAAACCCCTTCCTCCCGGGTTACCAGTGGCACTGGGTGAAGCAGTGCCTTAAGTTATATTCCCAGAAACCTAATGTATGTAACCTGGACAAACACATGACTAAAGAAGAGACCCAAGATCTATGGGAACAGAGCAAAGAGTTTCTCAG ATATAAAGAAGTGAATAAACGGAGACCCCGAAGCTTACTTGAGAAACTGCGGTGGGTGACCCTAGGCTACCATTATAACTGGGACAGTAAG aaatactcAGCAGATCATTATACACCTTTCCCTTCTGACCTGGCTTTCCTCTCAGAGCAAGTagctgctgcctgtggatttcagGGTTTCCGAGCTGAAGCAGGTATCCTGAATTACTACCGATTAGATTCTACATTGGGAATTCACGTGGACAAATCTGAGCTAGATCACTCCAAACCCCTGCTGTCATTCAG CTTCGGGCAGTCTGCCATCTTTCTCCTGGGTGGCCTCAAAAGAGATGAAGCCCCCACAGCCATGTTTATGCACAGCGGTGACATCATGGTAATGTCAGGTTTCAGCCGCCTGTTGAACCATGCAGTTCCAAAGGTCCTTCCAAGTTCCAAGGGGGAAAGTCTGCCCTGCTGCCTGGAAACACctcccccagctgtcctccccaggGACTCGGTGGTAGAGTGCTGTTCCATGGAGGACTGGCAGGTGTGTGCCAGCTACTTGAAAACTGCTCGTGTTAACATGACTGTCCGACAGGTACTGGCCACAGACCAGGACTTCCCTTTGGAACCCATGGAGGAGAATAAAAGAGGCGTCACCACAGAAGGTTTCTGCCATCTGGACGACGTGAAGAGCCACGTAAAGCGAGCAAAGTTAAACCCTGACAGCTGA
- the ALKBH1 gene encoding nucleic acid dioxygenase ALKBH1 isoform X2 gives MHIEQDFSRSAVGELMDSKAILVSTGDLQGFIFIPNPFLPGYQWHWVKQCLKLYSQKPNVCNLDKHMTKEETQDLWEQSKEFLRYKEVNKRRPRSLLEKLRWVTLGYHYNWDSKKYSADHYTPFPSDLAFLSEQVAAACGFQGFRAEAGILNYYRLDSTLGIHVDKSELDHSKPLLSFSFGQSAIFLLGGLKRDEAPTAMFMHSGDIMVMSGFSRLLNHAVPKVLPSSKGESLPCCLETPPPAVLPRDSVVECCSMEDWQVCASYLKTARVNMTVRQVLATDQDFPLEPMEENKRGVTTEGFCHLDDVKSHVKRAKLNPDS, from the exons ATGCACATAGAGCAGGACTTCAGCCGGTCAGCAGTTGGCGAGCTTATGGACTCGAAGGCTATCCTGGTGAGTACAGGTGATCTACAAG GTTTTATTTTCATCCCAAACCCCTTCCTCCCGGGTTACCAGTGGCACTGGGTGAAGCAGTGCCTTAAGTTATATTCCCAGAAACCTAATGTATGTAACCTGGACAAACACATGACTAAAGAAGAGACCCAAGATCTATGGGAACAGAGCAAAGAGTTTCTCAG ATATAAAGAAGTGAATAAACGGAGACCCCGAAGCTTACTTGAGAAACTGCGGTGGGTGACCCTAGGCTACCATTATAACTGGGACAGTAAG aaatactcAGCAGATCATTATACACCTTTCCCTTCTGACCTGGCTTTCCTCTCAGAGCAAGTagctgctgcctgtggatttcagGGTTTCCGAGCTGAAGCAGGTATCCTGAATTACTACCGATTAGATTCTACATTGGGAATTCACGTGGACAAATCTGAGCTAGATCACTCCAAACCCCTGCTGTCATTCAG CTTCGGGCAGTCTGCCATCTTTCTCCTGGGTGGCCTCAAAAGAGATGAAGCCCCCACAGCCATGTTTATGCACAGCGGTGACATCATGGTAATGTCAGGTTTCAGCCGCCTGTTGAACCATGCAGTTCCAAAGGTCCTTCCAAGTTCCAAGGGGGAAAGTCTGCCCTGCTGCCTGGAAACACctcccccagctgtcctccccaggGACTCGGTGGTAGAGTGCTGTTCCATGGAGGACTGGCAGGTGTGTGCCAGCTACTTGAAAACTGCTCGTGTTAACATGACTGTCCGACAGGTACTGGCCACAGACCAGGACTTCCCTTTGGAACCCATGGAGGAGAATAAAAGAGGCGTCACCACAGAAGGTTTCTGCCATCTGGACGACGTGAAGAGCCACGTAAAGCGAGCAAAGTTAAACCCTGACAGCTGA